A stretch of Argiope bruennichi chromosome 10, qqArgBrue1.1, whole genome shotgun sequence DNA encodes these proteins:
- the LOC129989085 gene encoding speckle-type POZ protein-like isoform X2, with protein MASRNDGKRKCFTFIWKLENASYCGQFDSEYVESPAFKVDEIHETKWRLEIHALCTSDDIGVILQRQGNGNDDDVIIDYEFAFLSADGIVLKSLEGRNVIIEKDGFIGSWDFASRNEVFFERREEFLSQDTLTACCRIWKSAEEISKDVQCFASTRIVVEKRSFMWNIENFSTLETGIKHTYEIESINTDEKFMTLELFLTGGFIFEEAIRFQIIPNFQNIKSATLQVCIIDASKNAMKCFQSEFWIREPSDANEFSLFYSKKELMEQKSVYLPNDILSLWCECTCSSGKTLEEIDLVNSDSTAIEKKKPGDRILEKRNELPVHKGNLIADFKSLLNDNIVSDIKLKTSNKTYPVHKCILSVRSPVFKAMFSNDMKEKVNECVNIEDLNEDTVLRMLRYIYSAEVEEWEWDSATELYEAADKYQILDLKDICSSYLKDHLCLSNACEALVLADLHHDNNLKEYIQHFILRHGKDIIYSDEWEELMNSNVKLAAETMRLKFKD; from the coding sequence ATGGCGAGCAGAAATGACGGTAAAAGAAAGTGCTTCACTTTTATTTGGAAACTGGAAAATGCTAGCTATTGTGGACAGTTTGATTCAGAATACGTTGAAAGTCCAGCTTTTAAAGTAGATGAAATACACGAAACGAAGTGGAGACTGGAGATACATGCTTTATGTACAAGCGATGACATAGGCGTTATTTTACAGCGACAAGGAAATGGGAATGACGATGACGTGATAATAGACTACGAGTTCGCTTTTTTATCAGCTGATGGAATAGTTCTGAAATCATTGGAAGGAAGAAATGTGATAATTGAAAAGGATGGATTTATCGGAAGTTGGGATTTTGCGTCAAGGaatgaagtattttttgaaaGGAGAGAAGAGTTTCTCTCCCAGGACACACTTACAGCGTGCTGCAGGATATGGAAAAGTGCCGAAGAAATTTCGAAGGACGTGCAATGCTTTGCTAGCACCCGCATAGTTGTTGAGAAAAGGTCTTTCATGTGGAACATTGAAAATTTCAGCACTCTTGAAACTGGTATAAAACACACGTATGAAATAGAATCAATTAACACAGATGAGAAGTTCATGaccttagaattatttttaactggcggatttatttttgaagaagcgATTCGTTTCCAAATTATTCCCAACTTCCAAAACATAAAAAGTGCCACCCTCCAAGTGTGTATTATAGACGCTTCTAAAAATGCTATGAAATGCTTCCAAAGTGAATTTTGGATTCGTGAACCTAGTGACGCTAATGAATTCTCACTGTTTTATTCAAAGAAGGAATTAATGGAACAGAAAAGTGTTTATTTACCAAACGATATTCTTTCCCTGTGGTGCGAATGCACTTGTTCTTCCGGAAAAACACTCGAAGAAATTGACTTGGTCAATTCTGATTCCACCGCcattgaaaaaaagaaacctGGCGATCGTATCTTAGAGAAAAGAAATGAGTTACCTGTTCACAAAGGTAATTTAATCGCCGATTTTAAGTCCTTGCTGAATGATAACATTGTTTCTGACATAAAATTGAAAACGAGCAATAAAACATATCCTGTCCATAAATGTATTCTCAGTGTCCGGTCTCCCGTATTCAAAGCAATGTTTTCGAACGACATGAAAGAGAAGGTCAACGAATGTGTGAATATAGAGGATTTGAATGAAGACACTGTCTTGCGTATGCTTCGATATATTTACAGCGCCGAAGTTGAAGAATGGGAATGGGACAGTGCAACCGAGTTGTATGAGGCGGCTGATAAATATCAGATTCTAGATTTAAAGGATATTTGTTCATCCTATTTAAAGGATCACCTTTGTCTCAGTAATGCTTGTGAGGCACTAGTGCTGGCCGATTTGCATCATGACAACAATCTCAAAGAATATATACAACACTTCATCTTGAGACACGGGAAAGACATAATATATTCTGACGAATGGGAAGAACTGATGAACTCTAATGTGAAATTAGCCGCTGAAACAATGCGTCTTAAATTTAAGGACTAG